A DNA window from Peromyscus leucopus breed LL Stock chromosome 3, UCI_PerLeu_2.1, whole genome shotgun sequence contains the following coding sequences:
- the LOC114688086 gene encoding anionic trypsin-2-like has translation MNALLVLALVGAAVAFPVDDDDKIVGGYTCQENSVPYQVSLNSGYHFCGGSLINDQWVVSAAHCYKSRIQVRLGEHNINVLEGNEQFVTAAKSIRHPKFNSRTLDNDIMLIKLASPVTLSARVATVALPTSCAPAGTQCLISGWGNTLSLGVNNPDLLQCLDAPLLTQAACEASYPGKITNNMVCAGFLEGGKDSCQGDSGGPVVCNGQLQGIVSWGYGCAQKNLPGVYTKVCNYVDWIQDTIAAN, from the exons ATGAATGCACTCCTGGTCCTGGCCCTTGTGGGAGCTGCTG TTGCTTTTCCTGTTGACGATGATGACAAGATCGTTGGAGGATACACTTGCCAGGAGAATTCTGTGCCCTACCAGGTGTCTCTGAACTCTGGGTACCACTTTTGTGGAGGTTCCCTCATCAATGACCAATGGGTGGTGTCTGCTGCTCACTGCTACAAGAG CCGCATCCAAGTGAGACTGGGAGAGCACAACATCAATGTCCTTGAGGGCAATGAGCAGTTTGTCACTGCTGCCAAAAGCATCAGGCAccccaagttcaattccaggaCCCTGGACAATGATATCATGCTCATCAAGCTAGCTTCCCCTGTGACCCTCAGTGCCAGAGTGGCCACTGTAGCTCTGCCCACCTCCTGTGCACCTGCTGGCACTCAGTGCCTCATCTCTGGCTGGGGCAACACCCTTAGCTTAGGTG TGAATAACCCAGACCTGCTCCAGTGCCTGGATGCCCCACTGCTGACTCAGGCTGCCTGTGAAGCCTCCTACCCTGGGAAAATCACCAACAACATGGTCTGTGCTGGCTTCCTTGAGGGAGGCAAGGATTCATGCCAG GGTGACTCTGGTGGCCCTGTGGTCTGCAATGGACAACTTCAGGGCATTGTCTCCTGGGGCTATGGCTGTGCCCAGAAGAACCTCCCTGGTGTGTACACCAAGGTCTGCAACTATGTGGACTGGATTCAGGACACAATTGCTGCCAACTAG